The Mastacembelus armatus chromosome 13, fMasArm1.2, whole genome shotgun sequence DNA segment CTACAAGGTATGTCTGTTCTACAGGTAATGCTATCCTCTGTAAAACCTTCAACTTACGCGCCACACTCCACCTTCAGGGAGCGAATGTTGTCAACACCACCCTCCATGATGTTCTGGCAGGCTGACGTAAACTCCAGACGCTTCCCCTGGAAGTTCTCCTGGTCATAAACTGTGATCTGGAGAGGACACAAATGCACACTTGtaacatacacatacacgtgtacacacacatcactggcATTATTAAAGCAGGcatgaacttaaaaaaaaaaggtaatctGCCTTTGTTAATGATCCAAGGACACACATCAAACTCACCTTCCATGGTCCCAGTGGGTTGGGATTATTCAGAGCCATGCTAGTGTGTATCTCAGTGAGGATTACCTTTAGAGAGCAGGGAGAATCTTAATGTTAACATTCAAACCCTAATTAAGGAAAACATTACACAGATTAAACACAACCTTTCATATCCTCCACACCAACTAGTGTGTGTGATCTGAAGTTTATTCCCATGTGCAAGGCAGGATGTAGGATTGTTTTAGGATTTCATATTCCtttcatatttctttatttctgtgcttttgAAATGGATTTGAAAAGCTGTCAGGAGATTTCATGGTGTTTGTATACAAATTCAAAGAGTAGCAATAATCTAGAGTTGTGTAAGAGAACACATGACCTATTCTATCTCATCTGTTTATTATGAAACTTTTCTTCAAGCTGACTACACACTCATACAGAGCCAGCTGCTGATGCATGTTCAGTGCATCTTAATTCTGCCAGCTCATATGCTCAATGTGTCAATACATTTGGATGTCTGATCTCAATCTATACATTGATGTGGCTCACCAGAATCAACCAAAATAGATATGGAGGGCTTACCTGACCGACCCCAAGGAATAGTTGTTCAATGCTCACAGGGGGCTCCACAAAAGCGATCTTCTGACCTCCGAGTAAACGGACCTATTTATACATGCTGGTGCTGAAAAGCAGCTGGGCCTGTGGGTCAGGGCCGGAGTCAGCACATTACTGGTCCAGTCATTGTTCAGTGCTGAGCTGCTGGGCTTTAGTTCACTGCAGTGGGACCGGCTGGAGGGCACCATGCCCAGTGCAGATAAGCACAAGTTCCAAATGATCCATGAAGAGTGGGTCGGACGAACACCTGGCACAGCCTGGATCAGTAGCAGATCATCACAGATGGGGATATTCATGCCAGTGACTTtggtgctaaaaaaaaaaaaaaaattgcttttaAATGTAAAGCAAAGTAAGAACAAACAGAGCATTATCACTCTTTAACTATGGTGGTCCTGGTATTTAAACTCTCGTCAAAAAGCCACTTAActcaaaatatcaaacatgtctAATAAACAAGGTggatttgtattttaaagttgtACTCACTAAGTTCCCACTACTTTGTGCTTTgctccatctccacctccagGTCTACTTCCACTGACCCATCATCTCTGGTCCTTTCACCTTTTCACTCTCTCCTGTACACACATGCTCAGTCATGCACGCACATATTCATGGAGACGGAAACACAAAGGCATGCATACATTAAATGCACACAAAGCAACACTCAGCTGATACACAAATGACCTTAGAATTCATGAGATGAAGTAAAAAAACTGTGCATTGTACACAACTATGTGTACTAGCAAAAGTGCATTTACATTATAGTTTATAGAAAATTAAAACTCTACAGGATGActgttttcaaaacatttcatctaCCTTTATAAACTACAAACAATTATTAGTAACTTTACATATATTACACAGCTACAAATATGCTACTGTAAGAAATATGGGCTGATATGGAATTAAATAATCACCTGAAacagttgtttgtctttgttaaGCTTGTGTTAACAATTTAAATTCATATTTAGAGGTAACATTTCTGTAAAAGCatccttttctttgtttatcATGAAGCTTATAGTTTTCTGAGCCGATCAAAGAGCATGGGCATGTGATCTCTGCAGAACGAAACATCAGTACTAGCTTTGTAGGCATCTAATTAAATTGACAGTTCAGGCACACCCAGAAATATGATATAAGTGTAGTGTTGACATTTTCGGCAAATTTGAATATGTTGCATATTCAATGTTGTAACATAGTGATGTCATAAAATCTTCAGACCATGTTGGAAACTTGTTATCCCTTAGATATTTTGGGTACAGACGGCCCATGAAGCACAACATACAGTGGCAACACCAGTGACTGTAAATGTAGAATGACTTGAAAAGAAGAATTAGCCATAACACCAAACAGCTCagaaacaaattttaattttcaggaaataaatatctatataaTACCAGATGTCTGATGTGTTGTTCTTCTCATTCATCTGTAGACACTgcgcaaagaaaaacaaaaataaaacacgcattatgtttttttttttttcataataaggtcataatacaaatatttctctGCAGATTTTTGAAAACCTGTCTGACATTGAACCAGTGTGAAATAATTTATTAGACCACAAAAACTGCATGCCACCAtgcatgcatatacagtacGTACACATATAAGTGTGTAGGTGGGGTTGTGTGAGATGTGTATGCAAGGATACAGCCTATAATACACTGGCCTGCCTGAACAATAGAGAGATGGCTGTCACTCCTGTAGTcagcacattacacacacaggGCTCAAAGGCTTGGGCTGGCTGCACCAAGGAtcaagagaaaatgagagaaaatatgGAGGTGAAAGACAGATCACACTGAAACTAGATAAAATGACATTATGGGGGAATAAAGAAACACAAGGGATGTAAAAAGAAAGCCAAGTACAGAACCTGAAAATAACTGTGTAACTGTTTTTCTTGTATGTCTATCTTTGTGAAAACCATTTTCAACACAATATTATGGGAGTCAGGACATTTTGACTGGTTCTCATTTTCACACAGTCCGAAAATGACTGAGGATTAAGATTTGGTTTTAGgattaaggttagaattaggttcaGGTTAGGATAATGTTTggagtaggtgtgtgtgtgtgtgtgtgtgtgcatgtttgtgtgcagttaGTGGGGTGGGGAAAACTTTCTGCTGATGACAGTGGCTGTCTGCAGTCCTCCACAATGGTGCTGGATAACAAAACAGGCAGCCGACTCAGCAGCACTTGTCCACAGATAAGCAGatatgacctttgaccccacACCATGCTCCAAACACCTCATAGCCAATGAGAACTCAGTATCCTGCCACTATAAACTTGGGCTGGATgtgaatgtatatatatatatacccgAGCACAACACCTGTGTCCATCAGTTTCTCCAAAGATCGGTCTGTTTCAGCCTGAAACTGTAACTGTAAGTTTCTACTCTAAGGTTTTCTAACTCTGCTGGCATTATTGGATATTAAGGAATATTGTGGTTTTCCTGTCTACTCAAATGTAAGGATTGCTTCCTCTCTTAAGCCTTAACTTTGGACAGAGCAGATGGAGTATTGACATAAATTGATGTTCTGTGGCCGACCCTGTGGTAATAATAAGAAAGATGAGAGCCTGTCTAATCATTTTTTCTTAAAACCCAATTATGGCATGTTTTGACAGAAtaatgctttgttgtttttaatttgatgttGTTAAGTACAAAGTTTCTGAGACTACACTGGGAACTTTACAGAAAAAATACCCTTTTGAAGGACGAATTAGATGAAGGATGTTGTTAGCAAACAGGTTGTGAGGTATCTGAAACCAGACAAAAAAGACACTTTAAGGTTTGTTTGATATATTacacaataaaagtccaaacaATAAgtaaaattgacatttttaacCCTAAAGACAAACTTTACAATCCCTTAAATTTAGTTTTTGCTCTCTAGTAGTTCTCACCGTGGTTCTGTGGTGTAGACGTGTACATCAGGGTGTGTATGTATGATGTGACATCACCGCTTGTTGTGGGCACGGGTGATTCATCAGCAATGCCAGGTGTGGTCAGGGGTGAAACTGACACTGGTTTTCACAGTCTTCATCAGGATGCACAATCATCATATTTCAGAGGATAGGATAGGATTTAACTTTACTATTTGAACATCGGTAGTAGAAATACTATATGAAAACTGCTGTTCAACAAGTAAAATTTTCCATTTTAGCTCTAGAGCAAAAAAAGATTGAGCTGATTTTGGTGATTTGAAAGATATGAACATCTCCATATTGACTTTCATTACGTTTAAATATCAAGGGGCACTTGACTCCATGACATTTGCTGAAGGGTTTTAGATAGCTGTGACAGCAACATGTTGGCTTGAGTATCCTTTGAGTGATTTGGATCAACAGGAGGGGTTCATGTGCACACACCTGCTATTTTAAACACCACACTTGGTGTATTGAAGCAGTGAGGAAACAGTAATTACCAACTTCACAGCCCCATCTCTGAAAATGGCAGACTGACTGTGCTTCTTCTCTCTACAGATCTGATCATGTCTCACTCAGGTGCTCAAGGCAGCATTGGCAGCCACTCTGCCATCGGGCTGCGCAATTACAAGGTAAATCCactgttttttaataaagtaaTCCTGAATAACTGAAAAAACGAATAATGGATTAGACcagaatatttttctttggaAATGAAAGTACTGAGCTTGCTGTCTTTACAGATATACCTCTATGAATACGAGAACTTCCAAGGCCGTAGGATGGACCTGTTTGGAGAGTGCCGTAACCTGTGTGAGAAGGGTTTTGACAGAATCGGCTCCATCAGGGTAGAGTGCGGGCCGTAAGTCACCCAACCTGCCGACAAATATCTATTACAACACTACATATCTTTTCCCTCACAGTTTATAAGTTAAatatctgtctgcctgtccatCAAGCTGGGTGGGTTATGAGCAGCAGAACATGACTGGTGAGATGTTCATACTGGAGAAGGGCGAGTACCCGCGATGGGACACCTGGTCCAACAGCTACAGGTGTGACCACTTCATGTCAGTCAGGCCACTCCGAATGGTGAGTACTGACCAGCCTGTAggccttttttatttgtttctccAATGTTTCCTGTGGTTCCTTATGGCTGTAAGTGTATTTTTGTTGTAGAGCTCACATCCATCTCTCCtatcatgtatattttattggCACAGAGGAAAGTGTATTTTATGGTTGTAGTAATATGTGCATTTATAGACTCAgtttcactgacatttttgtgccATTGGaaattttcattcttttcctgAGTAGGTTGGGACTTGGTCTCTTAAAAATTTCTATTCCCCTCAGTATTACAAAACTGGGTAAGAatttttacattacaaaaaTGATCCTGCTGGGTCAAATGTCTTTACTGGCTAAAATGTTGGACAGAGAGTGAACCAGAAGAGAAGCTCCTGCAACAGCATCATCTACAGTGAATGTATGACTAGTGGCTGCAGTTACTATTCTTTTAAATAGGATCCTCAGGACCACAAGATTTGCCTGTATGAATGTGCAAACTTCGAGGGTCGTAAAATGGAAGTGTGTGATGAGGATATTCCCAGTCTGTGGTCTTATGGCTTCCAGGACCATGTTGCCAGCATTCAGGTGACTGGGGGAACGTAAGTCATTTTTTGTCTCTGAGGTTGTTTCTATCTGAAGTGTGTAACATTATCTATTCAAAGTTTCCAAATTTCACCAGTTTCACTTGCATACTAATATTTGTACAGCAAGAAAAGCATAGTTTAAATGACCTCTTCACAAAGTAAAAAGAGAATGAAAGTAAAGATATACACAGTTATTGGTTAACATAGATTTGTGTGGTTCACACCTGTTCTCTGCTTCCCCTCACAGCTGGGTGGGTTACCAGTACCCTGGCTACCGTGGCTACCAGTATGTGTTTGAAATGGGTCCCTTCAAACACTGGAATGAGTGGGGAGCCCACAATCCCCAGATCCAGTCCATCCGCAGGGTGAGAGACATGCAGACGCACCGCAGGGGCTTCTTCGAGATGACCGCATAGACCAGGATCCAGCAAACTGTGGACTAACAGGAGGAGATAACAAGGGGTCAGGCTTGACATGCAGCTAACTCGGCCTTGGATCCTCTTCAACAGCCACTTAGTCACACAAGCTTTCACTACTGTTTTTACTGGCAGGATTTGGGAGTATGTGTCATTGTGAATGATTCTGAAAGCGTTCAGATTGTCACACACTGCCAGAGTAACTATATCactggtaaaaacaaaaaaaaaacaaagccctCTGTCCACAGACCTCATAGAAAAATGATGGTTTATCATATTTATGAAAGGGGATAATAGAATATCAGTTTTAGCAATTTTAGTTAATAGTTTGTATTTATTAGTCTATGTCAATGCTATAGTCAGGCACACCTGCTgcagaaatgacattttttaaaaattttactCTACTATGTATATCAAGCTGAAATGATGCCAATAGACCTGTTCATCCTCCCCCTCTCGTGGGATCCACCAATTTTAGAGAGTCCAGGTTTAGACAATTCAATCTCTCCTCACAAAGTACCACCACGGACAGCTCTCAGATCTGCACACGCCCTGCAGTAAGTTTGCCAGGCAGGCGGAGGCCCTGTCTCTTCACCCTGAAAACAAAAGGGTCAGCTGAGTGACTGGAGGAAGTTCCTGGTCAGTCTATGATTTAAAAAAGAGAACGGCAGCTGTGCAGGGGTCTGTGATTCAGATGTGAAAATCTTTTGACTGGCCTGTCCAGAAGATTTGCATTTCACACTTTCTCAGGGATGCTGGCATCTGGTAAACAACTTTccaatggaaaaacaaaacaaaaagatgataCATTAAAGATGGTCTCaacttctttctgtttctctttggtCTGTATTTTCCATAAGAACCATCATTGTGTTTCTCAACTCCGCAGAGCATTTTGTAACCTCTTAGCTCAGATCCCAAACAACAGgacacatcacatcacaaacCATAGAGAACGTTGAAGATCATTTCAGCTGTTGGTTTCTAAACAATCTCTACCCAAAGGAGAGAAACACAGGCTGGTTTAGCGCCCCCTGTCCCTCCACACGGTGGTAACAGCCAACCAAAGCAAATATCCTCTCAAGAGGTCCTGACACCTACGAGCTTCTGCTGCGCCGCAGGTAGCAGCTGGTGAGGTGAGAAACGGGCATCATCTAATGAGTTTCAGTCTCAGTAAAGCCcagacatgcacatacactcatCGCTGTGTGAGCGGGTGACGAGGCGCGCACGCTGTCAGCCACGCACCAGTGGTCGGTTTAAAGCCACAGGATTTGGATTTAATAGCTTGTGAGGGAGCCGATGAGCCGTCAGTGAGGGAGGGAGCTAAGGGCTGGTTTTTATCTTGTAGTGGATCGAGAAGAGGAGGCGGCGCGTAGAATGAGTTATTCTTGTGAGCAGCACAGAGCCTGTTTTCCGCACGGTGTTTTAGCCTGCGCGTAACGAAAGGCTCCGACGCAAGTAAATCGGCTCCTGCGGCGACGACGCATCAGAAGACCTCAGCTCCTGTCAGGTTGCACACGGAACAACCCTCCTCTGTTGGACATGAAAGTGCAGCAGGGCTGCAACTCATCAGACATGGGGATCCCGGTTACAACCGAGGAAGAATTACGCAGAAATACCGTAATAACGCCCGAGGATGTGCTTGGGTTACAGAAGATCACCAAGAGTAAGTAACCTGCTAGTGTAATCGGCACGATGAGGACAGTAAAGCCTTacaatcagaggagattagtgCAGCCCATGTGCGCTCTTCATAGCGTCTTTCTGTTTATGTTGTAAGATTTTGCCTGCGCTAATTTAGTGTTTCCATTGATAGATACCATGGACAGCGACATAGTCACAGAGGGTCTCTATGGCATTAACACTAACCTCTTCTAACAATCCATCAACAgttaaacatttactgtttttgtcaAGGACAGATCGGACCTTAGAGTCCAGCACTTCAACGCGTAATGGAGCATAACGCATGTTGAGTTCACCTGTGTTGCCATTaatgcttcagtgtgtgttcGAGTCCCTGTGGGTCTGAATGTGTAACCAATGAAAGAGGGTGAAGGTGACCGTACTTCCTGGGGAGCTTctcaaaaagtaaaatattctGAAAACAAACTCTGGCTCCTCACCTGAAGACACCTGTGGCTCAGAGGGAACAGGTGGCCAGAGATGTGATCCACTGATTAAGCCTGTAGCTTGTCACAGAGCGCAGGCAGAGAAGAATCAGCTTCTTATTTAACACATTATGGAAACGTTTTCATATTAGACAGTGGAAACAGGACGTGGCTACACAGAGTCAGCTAACAGGCCTGGTTTGAAACCCTGATTTAGCAGagtcagagaagaagaaacttTGCTACTATCACATAATATCTCACACTGTTACTGTTAAAATCGTGCTTTTGCTGCCTGAGATGTTTCATGCTGGTGGTTCAGACCATCTAGTGATTTGCTTTTGtgaaagacaatgaaacagGACCAAAGAGgtgaaatattgtaaaatatattaagTCCAAGTTGAAATTTTAATTACTGTTGAGCTGCTATATATACCCAAGGCCTGCAGAATATACCTGCCTCAAAAGATTATTGAAGTATCTATTTCAGAGTCTAATTATGAGTGTaacattcattctttcattcttggtgttagaaatgtaataaataaaaataatctaaaagTCTAATTACTTTGTCAGTAAATGTGGATGAATGGGCCCTTTTGTTTACATATAGACTCCTTACTTTAACCTTTAACATTTATAAAACCTACATTTGATCCCAAATATTGGGTAAATAAATAAGGTTTCCTCTCTCAGTTTGACTGAATTGTCTACAAACAGATTTGTCAATAAACAGCACAAATAGGCAacgataataaaaaaaaaatcttatcaccaactctctgctcttttcctctctcagaCCACCACATCTGGTTTCATGTGGAACAGcataaaagaaatatttggGCTGTGTCAGTGCGATAATACCCAAATCACTTATGCTGGTGCAGTAATCTCCACTCTGCACTGACATGTAATCTGGATTATATGAGGAAGGCTGTAACGCAGCATCCTGCAACGACACAGTAGACCTCAGGTAATTAATGACCTGTTTAGTCAAAGTGTAAATGAGCTTGATTATGTTAAAGATATCAGATTAAAAATGGAGTTGTGTGCTCCTTAGCTGATCTTTACTGACTTCACATTGGACTAGGaagatatattatatatgttattTGTATTAAAAATCTGATACTTGTAGTTTTTGTAACTGGTCTGGGTGATATTTGGGCTTCTATAAATGGACCCATGTTAAACCTGCTCCCTTGTTTCCTTTTAAAGGATGAGAGCACAACAATTTTTCCCCAAGGCCCaaccattttaaaatgacagacaATACAAAAAGCCTATACCACAGAGATAAGCTCAGTGTGCTGCACAATTCAGGCTATCATTTTCTGctgcaagagaaagaaaattgcAGCTGGAAAGGAGGGAAGCAGAAAACGCCTCACCAGGTAGTGTAAATGACTTTTCCAGTTGTGCTTTTGGCAGGTAAATGCCACCATTTTGGGGCAGCCCAGCTCCAGTCTGTCACGGTGGTTCAGTGCTGATAAGCGAGCCAGAGCGCTTCATTGtcacacaggcagagagagaaagaaatataatCCAGGCAGATGAGAAGAGCTGCTGTGATATGAAAAATGGCACCTTATCAGTTTCCTGTTTACATGGTGGATGATTTATGATGCACAGGCAGGCATAAACAGAAATACTTCGATGTgtaattgtcatttttttaaacgcTATAATCAGAGGGATTACAATAAATACTAATGGACAACAGAGGCGTGAATTTGATATAATCAACATATATTTGTTATATAGTATATAATCATGTTCAgtgcattttgggaaatggTTCATCATGAAATTATTTACTTCTCAGTAGGACCTGCTGTCTGTTTTATGCACCATGTCTAATTGTGTTCCCATGTAAGTGCACTAGAGAGAACTGTCACAAGAGACTGGAGATCTTGTGTtgagaaaaagcaaaatggtGCCTCGTCCTGAAAATAATCTTTAGTCTTTCAATTTACCACaagatttttaaatatacatgaCGCACTGCTCAGATAAATTATAGCAACCCCAGAGCTCCAGATCCCTGTCCCCACTCATGATTAGCAGCACATTCAGATGGAAAACAGCCCAATATTAAAAACCTTAGAGCTGCATTGGTGAGGGTGATTGTGAGCAGTGTTGGGCAAGTTATTTGGCAAAAAAATTATCCTCCCCACTGACACATCAcatcttttgtatttattggGATTTATCATGCAGGTAACCCTACAGTCTGGAGGGATTTACCAACCATCCAGCGGCTCACTCAGCCTCAGAGACTGCACACAGCTCTCCAGAAATCCTGACATCAGCTGTGCAATTTATAGATCTCtcagtaaagaaaaaatattggGAGATTGCATTTGTTCTCTTTTGGAAAGGGCTAACCTCCCCACAAACCAAAGTAGCATGTCTCCAAGAAGCCTGTCTCCTGAACACAGAAAACCAACCCAACAGATAAACCCATCAGCTAGAGTTAACTCTCAGCAAGCTATAACAAAATGCCAAAATGGAGCATTACAGGAATTTCTAACTGCAATATTATAAACTATAATCCTTCAGTCACTGAATCAGATAGAAAAGACATCAAGTTTGACAGGTCATCAAACcacatccaaaaagaaaaatgttttgggCATTACAGTCTTGACTGTTTACGAGACGACTAGACAAAACACCTACTGTGACTGGATAATTAGTGTTTTTGACTAAACCCAATTTTAAGCTGCTGTCCAATGATACTATTTCAGTATTTAATGATAATACATTTTCCTAAACCATTTAACATCTTAGATACATTGCTTTTAATGCCTATGAGTTACGGttcattattttgtaaataatatgTTCCACTCTCTTCTGGTCTTACTGGATGtatcattaaaacatctttactATATAAGTGACCACATTTCTCATCCTGAAACAACGACGATACCAAAAGGATTAACAAGAATAGATACAGACAAATGTAAGACGCATACCTTCACAATATCAAAATAATTGTTATGCAATGGGAAGAGATAAGCTCTCCCACAATGGAGCCGCTGTAGTACTGTGGATATTTTTGACTCAAACGATCCACATTGGTGTGTAATTTCTTCTTAACCAGATGATTTACTCAGAGTGGTCTGGTTCCTTTCACACTAATGGGTCATCAGTTGTTCAGCCTTTATGAGTCTGGGACACAGAGCGGTGCTTTATCTACCTCAGGCGGGATTTCCGCTCTGTGATGTCTGCCAACACAATGGatgcagctttaattaaaattgATTGGTGCAGCCGGTTTCTAATCTTCCATGCACAGCTGTCACAAGGTTACTCTTTTAGTGATTtgacatggagagagagagacggctTGTCATGGCGCAGAAACTCAGGACTCGACTGCATGACTCAGACACAGAAGAAAAGTTCTACCAATTTGCCTTCATTAAAAGGTGATGCAGTCTGGCAGTGGTCAGTAAGAGGCAGGCAGGAACACCAGGCAAACAGGCaggtccaaaaacatgcaggaggTCAAAAACaggaaggcaaaaaaaaaaaaaaaacaggcaggcAAACAGGTGAGTACAAAGATG contains these protein-coding regions:
- the crybb1l3 gene encoding crystallin, beta B1, like 3, whose amino-acid sequence is MSHSGAQGSIGSHSAIGLRNYKIYLYEYENFQGRRMDLFGECRNLCEKGFDRIGSIRVECGPWVGYEQQNMTGEMFILEKGEYPRWDTWSNSYRCDHFMSVRPLRMDPQDHKICLYECANFEGRKMEVCDEDIPSLWSYGFQDHVASIQVTGGTWVGYQYPGYRGYQYVFEMGPFKHWNEWGAHNPQIQSIRRVRDMQTHRRGFFEMTA